One stretch of Fibrobacterota bacterium DNA includes these proteins:
- a CDS encoding DUF924 domain-containing protein has protein sequence MRTANDVLDFWFGQGPMNLARLTERNTFWFGGDGPEAAAARDALIRTTLEPLLERASRGEFAGWAGSPKRRLALILLFDQVPRNAYRGTAAAFAFDREALALSLEGLQLAADAALEPWERLFFYLPLEHAESMEAQDAALAALTRNAAEAPPEYRPWCEGLIFYANKHRDLIRLFGRFPHRNPVLGREDTPQEKAWLAEHPNYFG, from the coding sequence ATGCGCACCGCCAACGACGTGCTCGATTTCTGGTTCGGCCAAGGTCCGATGAACCTGGCGCGTCTGACCGAAAGGAATACGTTCTGGTTCGGCGGCGACGGACCGGAAGCCGCCGCCGCGCGCGATGCGTTGATCCGCACGACGCTCGAGCCGTTGCTCGAGCGCGCGTCGCGCGGCGAGTTCGCGGGCTGGGCCGGCAGCCCGAAGCGGCGGCTCGCGCTGATCCTGTTGTTCGACCAGGTGCCGCGCAATGCGTATCGCGGCACGGCCGCGGCGTTCGCGTTCGATCGCGAGGCGCTCGCGTTGTCCCTCGAGGGGCTGCAGCTCGCCGCCGACGCGGCGCTCGAGCCGTGGGAGCGGTTGTTCTTCTATCTACCGCTCGAGCACGCCGAATCGATGGAGGCGCAGGATGCGGCACTGGCCGCGCTCACGCGCAATGCGGCCGAGGCGCCGCCGGAATATCGGCCGTGGTGCGAGGGCCTGATCTTTTATGCGAACAAGCATCGCGATCTGATCCGCTTGTTCGGGCGTTTCCCGCACCGCAACCCGGTGCTGGGGCGCGAGGACACGCCGCAGGAGAAGGCGTGGCTGGCGGAGCATCCGAACTACTTCGGGTAA